attagaagaaaaaccCATATTTTCAAAAGCATCCCCAAATTAAAAATACCCAATTCTCAAATTGTCCCTCAACAACACAATTAGAGGTCTGCTAGTGAACCTTTACGATCACTTTCATTTTATGCACCCGAAAGTGGTTTTAATCATCCACAATACAATTGGCATATCGTTTCCTCCTCGAACCAATTCTTAACTAAGACCTTTTGGGGACGAAGATTTTGAGCCCAGCAGTGTACATGTTGACACACCGACTAGCAGCCCTTTTCGTCGGCGACATCTGGACGCCGCTGCTGGTGGCGATGGCTACATTCGTGCCTTTTGTTGTTGGCTTTGACCATGTTGATTTTGGTGAAGACAACTTCGCCGGTGAGATGGAGGTgaagaggagaagaaaatgGTGGAAACGGTGATGaagagtggaaaaaaaaaaaaaaaaaaaaaaaaaaaaaaaaaacaccaacctgagtaattttaattataaaattgattaaactatgcgatctttttaaatatattaaaaaaaaaataaaaatatttacattttataacaaagagttttttgaaatttttgtatttataagaatttttcttttaaatatttaatctttttaaaaaatcattttagaaaaagTTAAAATGTTTGGTAATCATTCAAAATATCTTGTTAGAACCACTTTTgtcaaaagaatttaaataaaaatgagtttttttaaaaatatttttatttccaaACTAATCCAAATGGACcttaaaaaatgtcatttttgtTAGCTTAGTGATTAAAATTTACCACTTGATTCTAGTCATTTAAATACTTCCATGTCATCATTTTTAATGGTTAGAACGATCAAAGATGTGAAGAACtatttagaatattttttttaaatctcaatGACTACAAGTGTTACTTTAAAAACCCCAAATAAAGTACACAATTTTCATCATTTGAGAGGATTCAATTTCAATAATTATTGCAAGTTCGAAAATCTAATTTTAACAATTCgacttttacatttaaaaatttgattatataattaCAATTACCAACATCCTTACTTCAATAAGTTTTTACCATTTACCCATAATTAACTACTTGCATTGATTTTGGTGAGTCAATaccaattagttttaaataataaattatattcaaaataaaaagtaaGGAATGATGGAAAAAAACTCACCATTCTATAAGGACATGAAATACCCTTATCAAGAACCTCTGGCATCAATAACACTTACCAATTCTCATCTTCAATTCACTTCATATTAGTTTTAGATTACGCGACattttttcctctcattttccTCTTCCcctctctctactctcaaacTGTCTCTGGTTTTCATGTTGAAATCTAACCAGTAAGAAGAAAACGACCACGAGGGAGTTTCAGAGAGAAACTGTATCAGGAGACTTCACATCGACAAAACGTGCTTGTAGAGTGAATAActtttttccaaagaaaaatgATCTTTTAAGCAATGTCAAGTCAGTCAGTTTTGTTAATCTATCCTCAAATAAAACTTCGGCAACCAAATAGACATTACAAAAATTTCAAAGCTAAGAGTGTGAGgtactttattttttattattttttatattgtgagataagtttaaatttgaaattacttGACATTACCATTTAAACATCTCAACATATCACAACAAGAACACAAATGATCAAACTAAACATTAACGCAATAAATGAAACCTGTATATATTAGGCCATCTATATTTTTCCCCTCAACCCACAAAGTAAAAAACAAGGTAAAAATAATTCCAACCCATTTTTCTGATTAACATTAAATCATCATAATATAATAAACCATCTATAATAGCatctcaaacaaaactcaacAACAAAAGGTTATTCACTCTACAAGATTAttaatcaaaatgaaaacacaaCTCATTGCGGAAACTTTGCACAATCATATGATAAATCAAATGGGAATAGGTTTGAAATCTTATAAGTAAAGATTATAAAGCACCCCACATGATTTATCGAGAGAAATGCCTTGGAAGAGAGCAAATTAGAAAACTGAACTAAAAGAGGTAATATGGCAGTTGTGAAATCTGACTAATAGCAAAAACGTTTACTTCAGAGAGCAACTTAAAACAAAAGTATCATCATCCATGTCCAAAATGATTTAAACGttcattcaaaatcaaaactaaaaagaCAAGTACCACATTTAAGGACCAATCTGAGAATAACTAGCAACAAGAATATCCATGGCCTTACAATATTGAATAACAAAAAACCTCTAAATTCCCAAAAGCTGTTGAGATAGTCTCAATTACCTTAGTATCTCCTTGGGCCACCTGCACCCCTACCAAAGGCTTGGGGCGGAATCATAGTCTGTGGCTCAACCTCCACAAGTCCGGGAATTTCTGACATGCCAAAAGCAGCAAGCATATCAAGTGTCTCTTTGTCAACCTTAATTTCGTCTGTCTTAATGGCTGATTCATCTGGGACAAAGTCCATACGGCGTTCACGCTCTTCTTCTTGCAGCTTCAATGAGATGCCCCTGACTGGACCCTTCTGAATTCTCTTCATCAAGTGGGTTGAGAAACCAGCAATCTTGTTTCGCAGCCTTTTGGAGGGGATGATGGCAACCTCTTCCAAGATCTTCTTGTTAGTGTGGAAATCCAGTGTCATCTTCGAGTAGTACCTCTCAATCACTTGGCGTGAAGACTTCTTCACAGTCTTGGTTCTAACACGACCCATCTTCTACCAAACTTTACCTGACgaaaaaaataactataaaaATAAGCAATCTAACATCAACATGGATCACACTACATTCACAATCAGAAGGAAAGCATATAGATCTTCgaagtatatataaaaaaactgACTTTTCCATACAGTGTAATACGGAAAAACCAAACTTGAGAAAcacacaaaaattaattaaaatgtataTTGCGGCCTACATTTTTCTAAAATGTACATTGAACACCAGATAGCTACAAGTTCATGAGTCATTCTTCATCACAAACAACTTACAACCTCGAAAACAGCCCA
This genomic window from Benincasa hispida cultivar B227 chromosome 4, ASM972705v1, whole genome shotgun sequence contains:
- the LOC120075006 gene encoding 40S ribosomal protein S17-4 — encoded protein: MGRVRTKTVKKSSRQVIERYYSKMTLDFHTNKKILEEVAIIPSKRLRNKIAGFSTHLMKRIQKGPVRGISLKLQEEERERRMDFVPDESAIKTDEIKVDKETLDMLAAFGMSEIPGLVEVEPQTMIPPQAFGRGAGGPRRY